A single window of Deinococcus betulae DNA harbors:
- a CDS encoding 3-isopropylmalate dehydratase large subunit, translated as MGMTIAEKILAAHSGHDRVVPGQLLECATDWVLCHEITTPAALRMLEERGMDQVFNPDQIVAVPDHSVPAMNIKAAKMYQKLKSWVQAKGIKHFYDVGRGGIAHVVLENTGLMKPGQTLVSGDSHTCNAGALGAFATGVGSTDLAGAIYAGKVWFKVPETMLIRVTGQTQPGVTPKDIVLEVIKRIGADGANYMVMEWVGDYIDALDMEGRFTLTNMAIEAGGKTGIVAVDDTTRAYMSARGVSPEQYTEYHSDPDAAYKVVVEVDASAVEPTVAYPHIPSNGRVAGSDQIAVTHAYVGSCTNGRISDLRDVARILRGRKVAENVQMIVVPATQAIWKQAAQEGLLEVFVDAGASVSYPSCGACLGMHSGVLGPDDVCISSSNRNFVGRMGDPSAQVYLASPATVAASAIAGYISDPREYNAAD; from the coding sequence ATGGGAATGACTATCGCGGAAAAGATTCTGGCGGCGCACAGTGGGCACGACCGGGTGGTGCCCGGCCAACTGCTGGAGTGCGCCACCGACTGGGTCCTGTGCCATGAAATCACCACGCCCGCTGCCTTGCGCATGCTGGAAGAACGCGGCATGGACCAGGTGTTCAATCCTGACCAGATTGTGGCGGTCCCTGACCACAGCGTTCCCGCCATGAACATCAAGGCCGCCAAGATGTACCAGAAGCTCAAGAGCTGGGTGCAGGCCAAAGGTATCAAGCACTTCTACGACGTGGGGCGCGGCGGCATCGCCCATGTGGTGCTGGAAAACACGGGCCTGATGAAGCCGGGGCAGACCCTGGTCAGCGGTGATAGCCACACCTGCAACGCTGGGGCACTGGGCGCCTTTGCCACAGGCGTGGGCAGCACCGACCTGGCCGGCGCCATCTACGCGGGCAAGGTCTGGTTCAAGGTGCCCGAGACCATGCTCATTCGGGTCACGGGGCAGACGCAGCCGGGCGTCACGCCTAAAGACATCGTGCTGGAGGTCATCAAGCGGATTGGGGCTGACGGCGCTAACTATATGGTCATGGAGTGGGTCGGGGACTACATCGACGCGCTGGACATGGAAGGCCGCTTCACCCTCACCAACATGGCGATTGAGGCCGGCGGCAAAACCGGCATCGTGGCGGTGGATGACACCACGCGGGCCTACATGTCGGCGCGCGGCGTCTCGCCCGAGCAGTACACCGAATATCACTCCGACCCGGACGCGGCCTACAAGGTGGTGGTCGAGGTTGACGCCAGCGCGGTCGAGCCCACCGTGGCCTACCCCCACATTCCCAGCAACGGGCGGGTGGCGGGCAGCGACCAGATCGCTGTGACTCACGCCTACGTGGGCAGCTGTACCAACGGCCGGATCAGCGACCTGCGCGATGTGGCACGGATTCTGCGGGGCCGCAAGGTGGCCGAGAACGTGCAGATGATCGTGGTGCCCGCCACCCAGGCCATCTGGAAACAGGCGGCGCAGGAAGGTCTGTTAGAAGTCTTCGTGGACGCCGGCGCCAGCGTCAGCTACCCCAGTTGTGGGGCCTGCCTGGGCATGCATTCGGGGGTGCTGGGCCCGGACGACGTGTGTATCTCCAGTTCCAACCGCAATTTCGTGGGCCGCATG
- the sdhC gene encoding succinate dehydrogenase, cytochrome b556 subunit, with product MAEGERRSATQGKAAEEELRMYRGREGQWAFLLHRLSGLAILTYLLLHVFSIGSFIFGERFYMAIHETYDLWPFRIGLLFVTAGVVYHAFNGLRIIIMDFTGFGVAYQRQMWYGVLLISVVAFIGAAWTLYPRLMGGY from the coding sequence GTGGCTGAGGGCGAACGCAGGTCGGCAACACAGGGCAAAGCTGCCGAGGAGGAGTTAAGGATGTACCGAGGAAGAGAAGGGCAGTGGGCCTTCCTGCTTCACCGCCTGTCAGGGCTGGCGATTCTGACTTATTTGCTGCTGCACGTCTTCAGCATTGGGTCGTTTATTTTTGGCGAGCGCTTTTACATGGCCATTCACGAGACCTACGACTTGTGGCCCTTCCGGATTGGGCTGTTGTTTGTCACGGCCGGCGTGGTGTATCACGCCTTTAACGGGCTGCGCATCATCATCATGGACTTTACGGGGTTTGGCGTCGCCTACCAGCGGCAGATGTGGTACGGCGTGCTGCTGATCAGCGTGGTGGCCTTTATTGGCGCGGCCTGGACACTGTACCCGCGCCTGATGGGAGGCTACTGA
- a CDS encoding succinate dehydrogenase hydrophobic membrane anchor subunit, which yields MIRARTFTDARQQSHNNAELNWWIFMRISGLILVFLILGHIYMTFIQVSESDATFDAVVNKLASPAWKFYDWLILALSLMHGANGARYSIEDYVRSRPNRAWVKGVFYTVIALVFAFGTVGLFSI from the coding sequence ATGATTCGCGCCCGCACCTTCACCGATGCCCGGCAGCAGTCCCACAATAATGCCGAACTGAACTGGTGGATTTTCATGCGGATCAGCGGCCTGATTCTGGTGTTCCTGATTCTGGGGCACATCTACATGACCTTTATTCAGGTCAGTGAATCGGACGCCACCTTTGACGCTGTGGTCAATAAACTCGCCAGCCCCGCCTGGAAGTTCTACGACTGGCTGATCCTGGCCCTGTCCCTGATGCACGGGGCCAACGGCGCGCGCTACTCCATTGAAGATTACGTGCGCTCGCGTCCCAACCGGGCCTGGGTCAAAGGCGTGTTTTACACCGTCATTGCCCTGGTGTTCGCGTTTGGCACTGTGGGCCTGTTCTCCATCTAA
- the sdhA gene encoding succinate dehydrogenase flavoprotein subunit, giving the protein MHHRYDVLVVGAGGAGLMAALYAAKGNVSVACISKLYPTRSHTGAAQGGIGAALGNVQEDHWEWHMFDTVKGGDYLTDQDAAEVFAKDIIDAVYELEHMGLPFSRTPEGKIAQRKFGGHTRDFGKAAVERSCYAKDRTGHMILQTLYQQNVKAGTTFFNEFHVTDLLIEDGRCRGLVAYELSTGELHTFHAKAVILAAGGYGRVFKITSNALTLTGDLMSIYYRKGLPLEDMEFYQFHPTGLAKLGILVTEGIRGEGGILRNDSGERFMERYAPTIKDLAPRDIVSRSIITEIREGRGVGRDKDAVNIDLTHLPREVIEGKLAEITDLARTYLGMDPVKDLVPIQPTAHYAMGGIPTDLNGLCLSDGSGGSIEGLYAAGEQACVSLHGANRLGTNSLGDLVVFGRRAGIYAAQYARQVEYPDMPEGAQRDSQDLLDRLRDASGKDNAAAIRKELQESMMNNVGIFRNGKDMEKQVGIVQELKARYRNVSVSDPSRRYNSELIEAMELGFMLDCAEAMTSSALNRTESRGAHDREDYAERDDTNWLKHTMAYKDLNNDGNVVIGYKPVALKGFTRAFEPKPRVY; this is encoded by the coding sequence ATGCATCATCGTTATGACGTGCTGGTGGTCGGCGCAGGCGGCGCAGGGCTGATGGCCGCGCTGTACGCCGCCAAGGGCAACGTGAGCGTGGCCTGCATTTCCAAGCTGTACCCCACCCGCTCACACACGGGCGCGGCGCAGGGCGGCATCGGCGCGGCGCTGGGCAACGTGCAAGAAGACCACTGGGAATGGCACATGTTCGACACCGTCAAGGGCGGCGACTATCTGACCGACCAGGACGCCGCCGAGGTGTTCGCCAAGGACATCATTGACGCTGTGTACGAGCTGGAACACATGGGTCTGCCCTTTTCGCGTACGCCTGAGGGCAAGATTGCCCAGCGCAAGTTCGGCGGCCACACCCGCGACTTCGGCAAGGCGGCCGTGGAGCGCAGCTGCTACGCCAAGGACCGCACGGGCCACATGATTCTGCAGACGCTGTACCAGCAGAACGTTAAGGCGGGCACCACCTTCTTTAACGAGTTCCATGTCACCGACCTGCTGATTGAAGATGGCCGCTGCCGGGGCCTGGTGGCCTACGAACTGTCCACCGGCGAGCTGCACACCTTCCATGCCAAGGCTGTCATCTTGGCGGCGGGTGGCTACGGACGCGTGTTCAAAATCACCTCGAACGCCCTGACTCTGACCGGCGACCTGATGAGTATTTATTACCGCAAGGGGCTGCCGCTGGAAGACATGGAGTTCTACCAGTTTCACCCCACCGGCCTGGCCAAGCTAGGCATTCTGGTGACTGAAGGCATTCGCGGTGAGGGCGGCATTCTGCGCAATGACAGCGGCGAGCGCTTCATGGAGCGTTACGCCCCCACCATTAAAGACCTCGCGCCGCGCGACATCGTGTCGCGCTCGATCATCACGGAAATCCGTGAAGGCCGGGGCGTGGGCCGCGATAAGGACGCCGTCAACATTGACCTGACGCACCTGCCGCGCGAGGTCATTGAAGGCAAGCTGGCCGAAATTACCGACCTGGCGCGGACGTACCTGGGCATGGACCCGGTTAAGGACCTCGTGCCGATTCAGCCCACGGCGCACTACGCGATGGGCGGTATTCCCACTGACCTCAACGGCCTGTGCCTGAGTGATGGGTCCGGCGGCAGCATTGAAGGGCTGTATGCGGCGGGCGAACAGGCCTGCGTCTCGCTGCACGGCGCCAACCGCCTGGGCACCAACAGCCTGGGAGACCTCGTGGTGTTCGGCCGCCGGGCGGGCATCTACGCTGCGCAGTACGCCCGTCAGGTCGAATACCCCGACATGCCCGAGGGCGCGCAGCGGGACAGTCAGGACCTGCTGGACCGCCTGCGCGATGCCAGTGGCAAGGACAACGCCGCCGCCATCCGCAAGGAACTTCAGGAATCCATGATGAACAACGTCGGGATTTTCCGGAACGGCAAGGACATGGAAAAACAGGTCGGCATTGTGCAGGAACTGAAGGCGCGCTACCGCAACGTCAGTGTGTCGGACCCCAGCCGCCGCTACAACAGCGAGCTGATCGAGGCGATGGAACTGGGCTTTATGCTCGACTGCGCCGAAGCCATGACCAGCAGCGCCCTGAACCGCACCGAGTCGCGCGGGGCCCACGACCGCGAGGACTACGCCGAGCGCGACGACACCAACTGGCTGAAGCACACCATGGCCTACAAAGACCTGAACAACGACGGCAACGTCGTCATCGGCTACAAGCCGGTGGCCCTCAAGGGCTTCACACGGGCCTTTGAACCCAAGCCGCGCGTGTACTGA
- a CDS encoding succinate dehydrogenase iron-sulfur subunit produces MTQMTAPTSTSAAPVGVLMLNLKVKILRFDPDKDKKAHWTTYDVEAQPGDRVLDVINHVKWYLEPSLTFRRSCMHGICGSDAMLINGRNRLACKTLVRDVAKNGGTITVEPIRGLKVEKDLLVDMEPFFDSYKAIMPYFINESPAPATERVQSEEQAERMAHSSNCILCACCTTSCPIFWVNGSYLGPAAIVQAHRFIFDTRDEATHQRLGILNQNTGVWRCRTAYNCTEACPRDIPITQLIEEVKRAVMYGQA; encoded by the coding sequence ATGACCCAGATGACTGCCCCCACCAGCACCAGCGCCGCCCCCGTGGGCGTGCTCATGCTGAACCTGAAAGTCAAGATTCTGCGCTTTGACCCCGACAAGGACAAGAAAGCGCACTGGACCACCTACGATGTCGAAGCCCAGCCGGGCGACCGTGTGCTGGACGTGATTAACCACGTCAAATGGTACCTGGAGCCCAGCCTGACCTTCCGCCGCTCGTGCATGCACGGCATCTGCGGCAGCGACGCCATGCTGATTAATGGCCGCAACCGCCTGGCCTGCAAGACACTGGTGCGCGACGTGGCCAAGAACGGCGGCACCATTACCGTCGAGCCGATTCGCGGCCTGAAGGTCGAGAAGGACCTGCTGGTGGATATGGAGCCGTTTTTTGACTCCTACAAGGCCATCATGCCGTACTTCATCAACGAGTCACCGGCTCCTGCCACTGAGCGCGTTCAGAGTGAAGAGCAGGCCGAGCGTATGGCGCACTCCAGCAACTGCATTCTGTGCGCCTGCTGCACGACTTCCTGCCCGATCTTCTGGGTGAACGGCTCTTACCTGGGGCCGGCGGCGATTGTGCAGGCCCACCGCTTCATCTTTGACACCCGCGACGAGGCCACGCACCAGCGCCTGGGCATTTTGAACCAGAACACGGGCGTCTGGCGCTGCCGCACCGCATACAACTGCACCGAGGCCTGCCCGCGCGACATCCCGATCACCCAGTTGATTGAGGAAGTCAAGCGCGCCGTGATGTACGGTCAGGCGTAA
- a CDS encoding GGDEF domain-containing protein, producing MEELWQARNRDPRGVRAELGTRRASPELTVVQAYLDWREGSPDRAMQSLVTVLPDLAGPWRGRALNVQANILSDSLEIDQAHLLYAEELRVAQACGDVNGEWRARHDLTNLFLDIAPERVLGPLREVIAGARAAGELDTLIVAHLNIASYSASLGLTAEERRHHLNMVLTLAADAWPDLYAVARMVLAEDALAEGDLEAAEAHLATLNALPPLSIRQTRSDLLVTECQLLRARGQGAQAAGRLRAELPLVTLWEQPKLLHALSLALEEAGDLAGALSAERQHSENWKAAEGTRRERTMRALEVWHCTAQARADAERERGRAVQLETALSDLRAAHDHIQELSRRDGLTGLYNRQHLMEAGAAVLALATPLQPAQVALLDVDKFKRINDTAGHHVGDEVLRGVAGLLQAALRPGDLCARYGGEEFVVVRPSGAGLGAPDLAADLSLLADALVTHRWGLPEALGVTASIGVVQATAPDLDAALALADARMYAAKRSGGHRVYTQDAVAS from the coding sequence ATGGAAGAGCTGTGGCAGGCCCGCAACCGCGACCCGCGTGGGGTGCGCGCTGAGCTCGGCACTCGCCGGGCCTCGCCGGAATTGACGGTCGTTCAGGCCTATCTGGACTGGCGCGAGGGGTCGCCTGACCGGGCCATGCAGAGTCTGGTGACGGTGCTGCCGGACCTGGCTGGTCCGTGGCGGGGCCGCGCCCTGAATGTGCAGGCCAACATCCTGTCCGATTCGCTGGAAATCGATCAGGCCCACCTCCTATATGCTGAAGAATTACGGGTGGCTCAGGCGTGCGGTGACGTGAACGGCGAGTGGCGCGCCCGGCACGACCTGACTAACCTCTTTCTGGATATTGCGCCCGAACGGGTGCTGGGGCCGCTGCGTGAAGTGATTGCCGGCGCCCGCGCCGCAGGTGAGCTAGATACCCTGATCGTGGCGCACCTCAATATCGCGTCCTACTCGGCGTCCCTGGGCTTGACCGCCGAGGAACGTCGGCACCACCTGAACATGGTCCTGACCCTGGCCGCCGACGCCTGGCCTGACCTGTACGCCGTGGCCCGCATGGTGCTGGCTGAAGACGCCCTGGCCGAGGGCGACCTGGAAGCGGCCGAGGCGCATCTGGCGACCCTGAATGCCTTGCCGCCCCTGTCGATCCGGCAGACTCGCAGCGACCTGCTGGTCACAGAATGCCAGTTGCTGCGGGCCAGGGGACAGGGCGCGCAGGCGGCCGGGCGGCTGCGCGCCGAGTTGCCACTCGTGACCCTGTGGGAGCAGCCCAAACTGCTGCACGCCCTGTCATTGGCTCTGGAAGAGGCAGGTGACCTGGCCGGCGCTCTGAGCGCCGAGCGCCAGCACAGCGAGAACTGGAAGGCCGCCGAAGGCACTCGCCGCGAGCGCACCATGCGCGCCCTAGAAGTCTGGCACTGCACAGCCCAGGCACGTGCCGACGCCGAGCGGGAACGGGGACGGGCGGTGCAGCTGGAAACGGCCCTGAGTGATCTGCGCGCCGCCCACGACCACATTCAGGAACTGAGCCGCCGCGACGGGCTGACCGGGCTGTATAACCGCCAGCACCTGATGGAAGCAGGCGCCGCCGTCCTGGCGCTGGCCACGCCCCTTCAGCCTGCGCAGGTGGCCCTGCTGGACGTGGACAAGTTCAAGCGCATTAACGACACTGCTGGCCACCATGTTGGTGATGAGGTGCTGCGCGGTGTGGCGGGACTGTTGCAGGCGGCTCTGCGGCCCGGCGACCTGTGCGCCCGCTACGGCGGCGAGGAGTTTGTGGTAGTGCGTCCTTCAGGGGCGGGGCTAGGTGCCCCAGACCTGGCCGCTGACCTGAGCCTCCTGGCCGACGCGCTGGTGACCCACCGCTGGGGCCTGCCCGAGGCGCTGGGGGTTACTGCCAGCATCGGGGTGGTGCAGGCCACGGCCCCCGATCTCGACGCGGCGCTGGCGCTGGCCGACGCCCGGATGTACGCCGCCAAGCGGAGCGGTGGCCACCGGGTCTATACCCAGGACGCTGTGGCCAGTTAG
- a CDS encoding HD domain-containing phosphohydrolase has product MQESHGNAARSQETPLPAGHLQTLLQEARAARTAEVWRCLPLMEEALPLARQEGDPRLLAEVLTLLGLGHMMTGQLRAALALLNEAVELATGPGAAYLLADATLCLGKTLGELGDPAAIDYQREAQSQYAAMGARLQEADAVQALGLTLHKRMEYEAAVPLHLRGVEMQRALGQERSVGYGLAYLGETYADLGMATLDHDPEKGRTTLAQAVPLLTEAAEIAARMNDARLLRTAAAALAQVEFDRGFEDVAEAWLKRSFEAARTAQDRLGEAYLHKEQARQQQRRGDLAGALRTLHVACALMEAAGAQSGLVSVLRQTAGVQEQAGDLALALDTQRRTHTLELALRDEANETRFQLARFRLETQQHRAEAEKERRRSEALEDLVRQRTAQLEASHFALLERLAVVAEFRDSETADHTRRVGTLAALLAQRLGLPASEVAMLQLAARLHDIGKIAIPDEVLLKSGRLSPDEWALMQTHAARGAQMLAGRDSALLTMAEEIAWTHHERWDGSGYPRGLAGEAIPLVGRVVALADVYDALGRVRPYKPAWSHVEVVQEIQRGAGLHFDPQVVAAFLTLLEEGQWLPEVSKD; this is encoded by the coding sequence ATGCAAGAGTCGCACGGGAACGCTGCACGTTCCCAGGAGACCCCTCTTCCGGCGGGGCACCTGCAGACTTTGCTTCAGGAGGCCCGTGCCGCCCGCACCGCCGAGGTGTGGCGGTGCCTGCCTCTGATGGAAGAGGCCCTGCCGCTAGCACGTCAGGAGGGTGATCCTCGCCTCCTGGCCGAAGTCCTGACCCTGCTGGGCCTGGGGCACATGATGACGGGGCAACTGCGCGCTGCTCTGGCGCTGCTGAACGAAGCCGTTGAACTGGCGACTGGGCCGGGCGCGGCTTATCTGCTGGCCGACGCCACGCTGTGCCTGGGCAAGACACTGGGCGAGCTGGGCGACCCGGCGGCCATTGATTATCAGCGCGAGGCCCAGAGTCAGTACGCGGCGATGGGAGCGCGCCTGCAAGAAGCAGACGCGGTGCAGGCCCTGGGCCTGACCCTCCACAAACGCATGGAATACGAGGCGGCGGTGCCGTTGCACCTGCGGGGCGTGGAAATGCAGCGGGCGCTGGGCCAGGAGCGCAGCGTCGGGTACGGCCTGGCCTACCTGGGCGAGACCTATGCCGACCTGGGCATGGCCACTCTGGACCACGACCCGGAGAAAGGCCGCACGACGTTGGCTCAGGCCGTCCCGCTGCTGACCGAGGCCGCCGAGATAGCCGCGCGCATGAACGACGCGCGGCTGCTGCGCACAGCGGCGGCAGCCCTGGCCCAGGTGGAATTTGACCGGGGCTTTGAGGACGTGGCTGAGGCCTGGCTGAAGCGGAGCTTTGAGGCGGCGCGCACGGCGCAGGACCGGCTGGGCGAGGCCTATTTGCACAAAGAGCAGGCCCGGCAGCAGCAGCGGCGCGGCGACCTTGCTGGGGCCCTGAGGACCCTTCACGTGGCCTGTGCCCTGATGGAAGCGGCTGGGGCGCAGAGCGGTCTGGTCAGCGTGCTGCGTCAGACGGCTGGGGTGCAGGAGCAGGCCGGCGACCTGGCCCTGGCCCTGGACACCCAGCGCCGGACCCACACCCTTGAACTGGCCCTGCGGGACGAGGCCAACGAGACGCGCTTTCAGCTCGCCCGCTTCCGACTGGAAACCCAGCAGCACCGGGCCGAGGCCGAAAAGGAGCGCCGCCGCTCCGAGGCCCTGGAAGACCTGGTGCGCCAGCGCACCGCCCAGCTGGAGGCCAGCCACTTTGCCCTGCTGGAACGCCTGGCGGTGGTGGCCGAGTTCCGGGATTCGGAAACCGCCGACCACACGCGGCGCGTGGGGACTCTGGCGGCCCTACTGGCTCAGCGGCTGGGTCTGCCCGCTTCAGAAGTCGCCATGCTGCAACTGGCCGCGCGCCTGCACGACATCGGCAAGATTGCCATTCCCGACGAGGTGCTCCTGAAATCAGGTCGCCTGAGCCCCGACGAATGGGCGCTGATGCAGACCCACGCGGCGCGCGGTGCCCAGATGCTGGCCGGGCGTGACTCGGCGCTGCTGACCATGGCCGAGGAAATCGCCTGGACCCACCATGAGCGCTGGGACGGCAGCGGCTATCCGCGTGGCCTGGCCGGTGAGGCCATTCCCCTGGTGGGCCGGGTGGTGGCGCTGGCCGATGTCTACGACGCGCTGGGCCGGGTGCGGCCCTACAAGCCGGCGTGGTCGCACGTGGAGGTGGTGCAGGAGATTCAGCGCGGGGCCGGCCTCCACTTCGACCCGCAGGTGGTGGCCGCTTTTCTGACATTGCTAGAAGAAGGGCAGTGGCTTCCCGAAGTGTCAAAAGACTGA